A portion of the Rhodococcus pseudokoreensis genome contains these proteins:
- a CDS encoding CaiB/BaiF CoA transferase family protein, with translation MTGPLNGVRVVDFGQFIAAPAATQILVDLGADVIKVEPVHGESSRLIGTYGEAILRNYNRNKRCIALDLKDERGQQIARDLIASADIVVQNLRPGVMESFGLGAEDVRTAHPSIIYATVSGFGLQGPSKYRPGLDIAAQAESGIMWVTGEADGEPQRVGFPAVDAAAGHVFAQAILGAYIRRLRTGDGDTVETSLLEVAVHLQGPNWGEYLLTGNEPMRKGNGQPTVAPAADVMPTRDGAIVVSAYSVVHFARLCTLLGRPELASDPRFATNESRVHHRPALLTALRAEFAEMTSDDAMALLTPNGVVAGRISSYGEVRKNPDVEATGIFIDVIDPDGVEHTTLGSPWHLGSVPRFSSAGAPALGQHTTEVLTEFGYATSTIDALTDAGVVHCR, from the coding sequence ATGACCGGACCGTTGAACGGCGTTCGCGTCGTCGATTTCGGACAGTTCATCGCCGCCCCGGCGGCCACCCAGATTCTGGTGGACCTCGGCGCCGACGTGATCAAAGTCGAACCGGTGCACGGCGAATCGTCGCGACTGATCGGCACCTACGGCGAAGCGATCCTGCGGAACTACAACCGCAACAAACGCTGCATCGCACTCGACCTGAAAGACGAGCGCGGACAGCAGATCGCCCGGGATCTGATCGCGTCGGCCGACATCGTCGTGCAGAACCTGCGCCCCGGAGTGATGGAATCGTTCGGACTCGGAGCCGAGGACGTCCGCACCGCGCATCCGAGCATCATCTACGCCACCGTGAGCGGATTCGGCTTGCAGGGACCATCGAAGTACCGTCCAGGACTCGACATCGCGGCGCAGGCCGAGAGCGGCATCATGTGGGTCACCGGCGAGGCGGACGGAGAGCCGCAGCGTGTCGGCTTCCCCGCCGTCGACGCCGCTGCCGGGCACGTGTTCGCCCAGGCCATCCTCGGCGCGTACATCCGACGCCTCCGCACGGGTGACGGCGACACCGTGGAGACCTCCCTCCTCGAGGTCGCCGTGCACCTGCAGGGACCGAACTGGGGCGAGTACCTGCTCACCGGCAACGAACCGATGCGCAAGGGCAACGGACAGCCCACCGTGGCGCCCGCCGCGGACGTGATGCCCACCCGGGACGGCGCCATCGTCGTATCCGCCTATTCGGTGGTACATTTCGCCCGGCTCTGCACCCTGCTCGGCCGACCCGAACTCGCCTCCGACCCACGATTCGCCACCAACGAAAGCCGGGTCCACCACCGCCCGGCGCTCCTGACCGCATTGCGAGCCGAGTTCGCCGAGATGACCAGCGACGACGCGATGGCACTGCTGACCCCGAACGGCGTGGTCGCGGGCCGGATCAGCTCCTACGGCGAGGTCCGCAAGAACCCCGATGTCGAGGCAACCGGCATCTTCATCGACGTCATCGACCCGGACGGCGTCGAGCACACCACGCTCGGCTCGCCCTGGCACCTCGGCAGCGTCCCCCGATTCTCGTCCGCCGGCGCTCCCGCGCTGGGCCAGCACACCACCGAAGTGCTCACCGAATTCGGCTACGCCACCTCCACCATCGACGCCCTCACCGACGCGGGCGTCGTCCACTGCCGATAG
- a CDS encoding MFS transporter: protein MSETLTRNTAAVAPPSRSRAWLVTTLLFAFLVLNFADKAVLGFAGLHIQKDLGITPQQFGLVQSAFFWLFAVGAIVLGALSSRIGVRWLLAVLMLIWIVTMVPLLGPVSFGVLLACRIVLGFAEGPAYALATHSVHSWFPPEKRALPGGIVTAGASVGPLLAAPVLTWVIVTWSWHAAFGVLIVLGGAWAVVWLIFGKNAPAHTAAADGAVELADASYRTLLTTGTVVGIALLTFFSYWSTTLKVAWLPVYLSDGLGYDTITAGRLIMLPYAFAAAGAIGAGFLSNWLTVRGVSRRVSRGFLAGGLIVAAGVSMVAFTLLSAGLPQMVFITLAFSLNTAAYAVAFTAIADIVHPSKRGPILGFLVAFYSMAGVLAPLVLGYFVGNASDKITGYGHGFALTGILMTLGGAAATFLVRPEHDAAKLSARTKENAA from the coding sequence ATGTCTGAAACACTCACGCGGAACACCGCGGCCGTCGCACCGCCGTCACGGTCGCGCGCCTGGCTCGTCACCACACTGCTGTTTGCGTTCCTGGTACTCAACTTCGCCGACAAGGCCGTGCTCGGCTTCGCGGGCCTCCACATCCAGAAGGATCTGGGCATCACCCCGCAGCAGTTCGGACTCGTCCAGAGCGCCTTCTTCTGGCTGTTCGCCGTCGGCGCGATCGTGCTCGGCGCCCTCTCCTCACGTATCGGGGTGCGCTGGCTGCTGGCAGTGCTGATGCTGATCTGGATCGTGACGATGGTGCCCCTGCTCGGACCGGTCAGCTTCGGCGTCCTGCTCGCCTGCCGGATCGTCCTCGGCTTCGCCGAGGGCCCGGCGTACGCGCTGGCCACGCACTCGGTGCACTCCTGGTTCCCGCCGGAGAAGCGGGCCCTGCCGGGCGGGATCGTGACCGCGGGCGCCTCGGTGGGGCCGCTCCTCGCAGCGCCGGTCCTCACCTGGGTGATCGTCACCTGGTCGTGGCACGCCGCGTTCGGCGTTCTCATCGTCCTGGGCGGGGCCTGGGCCGTGGTCTGGTTGATCTTCGGTAAGAATGCACCCGCGCACACCGCCGCAGCCGACGGCGCCGTGGAACTGGCCGACGCGTCGTATCGAACGCTGCTGACCACCGGAACCGTCGTCGGCATCGCCCTCCTGACCTTCTTCTCGTACTGGTCGACGACGTTGAAAGTGGCCTGGCTCCCTGTCTATCTCTCCGACGGATTGGGGTACGACACGATCACGGCAGGCCGGCTGATCATGCTGCCGTACGCTTTTGCCGCTGCAGGCGCGATCGGCGCCGGGTTTCTGTCGAACTGGCTCACCGTCCGGGGCGTGTCCCGGAGGGTCTCCCGGGGATTTCTGGCGGGCGGGCTGATCGTCGCGGCCGGCGTCTCGATGGTCGCATTCACGCTGTTGTCCGCCGGCCTGCCGCAGATGGTGTTCATCACGCTGGCGTTCTCCCTCAACACCGCTGCCTACGCGGTTGCGTTCACCGCGATCGCCGACATCGTGCACCCGAGCAAGCGCGGACCGATCCTCGGATTCCTGGTGGCGTTCTACAGCATGGCCGGGGTGCTCGCGCCCCTCGTACTCGGCTATTTCGTCGGCAACGCCTCCGACAAGATCACCGGCTACGGCCACGGCTTCGCACTGACCGGAATCCTCATGACCCTCGGCGGCGCCGCCGCCACCTTCCTGGTGCGTCCCGAACACGACGCCGCCAAGCTCAGCGCTCGAACGAAGGAGAATGCAGCATGA
- a CDS encoding enoyl-CoA hydratase/isomerase family protein, whose translation MTGCVHVTVDDAVAHVVIDNPGRRNAVSHNVFDELGSAITDLSCAPDVRVVILAGQGTDFSVGADLAAPAGARTLRGDSIAADTARLRQVSSTLHRFHHLPQVTIAAIDGACAGAGLSLAAAADFRIASDRAVFNTAFVNAALSGDLGGIWLITKLLGGAKARELFLTPGKLTAQDALDLGLVTTVTGTESLHAEARDLAHRLASSAPLALRAMKQNLLQASTTSLSDYLLAEVDRMVQCFHSGDAREAADAFLNKRVPSFTGR comes from the coding sequence ATGACCGGTTGTGTCCACGTCACCGTCGACGATGCCGTCGCACACGTGGTGATCGACAACCCCGGTCGGCGCAACGCTGTGTCCCACAACGTCTTCGACGAACTCGGCTCCGCGATCACCGACCTGTCCTGCGCACCCGACGTACGCGTGGTGATCCTGGCGGGGCAGGGCACGGACTTCAGCGTCGGCGCCGATCTGGCCGCGCCCGCCGGTGCCCGCACCTTGCGCGGCGACTCGATCGCTGCCGACACCGCGCGACTGCGGCAGGTCAGCTCCACCCTGCACCGGTTCCACCATCTACCGCAGGTGACCATCGCGGCGATCGACGGCGCCTGCGCCGGAGCAGGGTTGTCGCTTGCGGCCGCCGCCGACTTCCGGATCGCCTCCGATCGTGCCGTGTTCAACACGGCCTTCGTGAACGCCGCCCTCTCCGGTGATCTCGGCGGTATCTGGCTGATCACCAAGCTGCTCGGTGGGGCCAAGGCCCGCGAATTGTTCTTGACGCCAGGCAAACTCACGGCACAGGACGCACTGGATCTCGGGTTGGTCACCACGGTGACCGGCACGGAGTCGCTGCACGCGGAAGCCCGGGACCTGGCCCACCGGCTCGCGTCGTCGGCTCCCCTCGCTCTGCGGGCGATGAAGCAGAACCTGCTCCAGGCGTCCACCACATCGCTGAGCGATTATCTGCTCGCCGAGGTGGACCGAATGGTGCAGTGCTTCCACTCCGGCGACGCGCGCGAGGCCGCCGACGCATTTCTGAACAAACGCGTGCCGTCGTTCACCGGCCGCTGA
- a CDS encoding LysR family transcriptional regulator, giving the protein MDLRQMEYFLAVVDHGGVNRAAAALRVAQPSLSQAVRKLEKDLGTELFHRVGRGLVLAPAGEALIGPARMILRETEAAENAVRSVGQVRGGRVDIATLSDMSMDPLSVWVARFRTRFPDVRFHIEERDDASDVVTLVRSGSCEVGFLASPPPGEDLISEHLVEQKFVLVCPPGTEAYWPDLVPIESLSQVPFVMGEHGTATRDYIEKSLRAHGVEPRIVVEVPQRGAVLPIVLAGGGAAIVPLRIGLDARHRGGVVRELVPGLARPLEVVYREGRITPATTEFLNYSKRSLRAWVRAIAGHRSEGHSLVEAAAMAALAADHRIRDRSRVDTEVRPNL; this is encoded by the coding sequence ATGGACCTGCGTCAGATGGAGTATTTCCTCGCCGTGGTCGATCACGGCGGCGTCAACCGTGCAGCGGCGGCACTGCGGGTTGCACAGCCGTCGCTGTCTCAGGCGGTGCGCAAACTCGAGAAGGATCTGGGCACCGAACTGTTCCACCGAGTGGGTCGCGGCCTCGTCCTCGCTCCCGCCGGGGAGGCGCTGATCGGACCGGCTCGCATGATCCTGCGGGAGACGGAGGCCGCGGAGAACGCCGTCCGAAGCGTCGGGCAGGTGCGCGGCGGACGGGTCGACATCGCCACCCTGTCGGACATGTCGATGGACCCGCTGTCGGTGTGGGTGGCGAGGTTTCGCACGCGTTTCCCCGACGTCCGGTTCCACATCGAGGAGCGCGACGACGCTTCGGACGTGGTCACCCTCGTCCGATCCGGCTCCTGCGAGGTCGGGTTCCTCGCGTCGCCACCGCCGGGCGAGGATCTGATCAGCGAGCATCTGGTCGAGCAGAAGTTCGTCCTGGTCTGCCCACCCGGAACGGAGGCGTACTGGCCGGACCTCGTTCCGATCGAGTCCCTGTCCCAGGTTCCATTCGTGATGGGTGAACACGGCACCGCGACCCGCGATTACATCGAGAAGTCACTGCGTGCACACGGAGTCGAACCGCGCATCGTGGTGGAAGTACCCCAGCGCGGGGCCGTCCTGCCGATCGTGCTGGCCGGGGGCGGAGCGGCCATCGTCCCGCTGCGAATCGGCCTCGACGCGCGACACCGCGGCGGGGTCGTGCGCGAACTGGTGCCGGGGCTCGCCCGCCCCCTCGAAGTGGTGTATCGGGAGGGCCGAATCACCCCGGCGACCACCGAGTTCCTGAATTACTCCAAGCGGTCCCTCCGTGCCTGGGTCCGTGCCATTGCCGGCCACCGGAGCGAGGGTCACTCGTTGGTGGAGGCGGCCGCGATGGCGGCGCTGGCGGCCGATCACCGAATCCGCGATCGCAGCCGCGTCGACACCGAGGTCCGCCCCAACCTATAG
- a CDS encoding DUF202 domain-containing protein, whose amino-acid sequence MTHDPGLQPQRTALAWQRTGLSALAASAAIGFAAYRLGAPMLALGAVVNSTIVGYLGIRHFPKGTARETSTNDTWPTLLRTAAVVAFTALLAAGVSVAGMLHA is encoded by the coding sequence ATGACGCACGACCCCGGTCTCCAACCACAGCGCACCGCACTGGCCTGGCAGCGCACCGGCCTGTCGGCGCTCGCGGCGTCCGCGGCGATCGGGTTCGCGGCGTACCGCCTGGGCGCACCGATGCTCGCGCTCGGCGCCGTCGTCAACAGCACGATCGTCGGCTATCTCGGCATCCGCCATTTCCCGAAGGGCACCGCACGGGAGACCTCGACGAACGACACCTGGCCCACGCTGCTGCGCACCGCGGCCGTCGTGGCGTTCACCGCCCTCCTCGCGGCCGGAGTCTCCGTCGCCGGGATGCTGCACGCGTAG
- a CDS encoding YidH family protein, producing the protein MNSDVDLPQRRPVAVYSVGEEPDVRFSLANERTALAWVRTALALVAGGVTLTTLASVTGADLVVHLVAILACGTGGVLAAVALWSWKRNERALRLQQPLPAPIPLAWLAGGLVVLSIGLAVFAVVTTVNSR; encoded by the coding sequence ATGAACAGTGACGTAGACCTTCCCCAGCGCCGTCCGGTCGCCGTCTACTCCGTGGGCGAAGAACCGGATGTCCGATTCTCGCTGGCCAACGAACGCACCGCACTGGCCTGGGTGCGCACTGCCCTGGCACTGGTCGCCGGCGGCGTCACCCTCACCACCTTGGCCAGCGTGACCGGCGCCGACCTGGTCGTCCATCTGGTCGCGATCCTCGCGTGCGGCACCGGCGGGGTTCTCGCGGCCGTCGCCCTGTGGTCGTGGAAGCGCAACGAGCGAGCCCTGCGACTACAGCAGCCCCTCCCCGCACCGATCCCCCTCGCCTGGCTGGCGGGAGGACTTGTCGTCCTCTCGATCGGATTGGCAGTGTTCGCCGTCGTCACCACCGTCAACTCGCGATGA
- a CDS encoding MarR family winged helix-turn-helix transcriptional regulator: protein MDDSRAIPLSAGAAGSGEGWALTEVITRLRRALRSSVREEFAWESLPMAQVEFLQRLSSESGLRIVELARKHRMATNTVSTLVQQMVETGLVVRSPDPRDRRAVQVELTDAGRERLDAWMRANERRISSAFGRLDADHRTAIGAALPALAALAELLDTEETQAPDPKGRDRDLRI from the coding sequence ATGGACGACAGTCGAGCGATTCCGCTCTCCGCCGGAGCGGCCGGGAGCGGGGAGGGATGGGCCCTCACCGAGGTCATCACCCGCTTGCGGAGGGCCTTGCGGTCGAGCGTCCGGGAGGAGTTCGCCTGGGAGTCGTTGCCGATGGCGCAGGTCGAGTTCCTCCAGCGACTCTCCTCCGAATCAGGTTTGCGGATCGTCGAATTGGCACGCAAGCACCGAATGGCCACCAACACCGTCAGCACCCTCGTGCAGCAGATGGTCGAGACCGGTCTCGTTGTTCGCTCACCCGATCCCCGGGATCGCCGGGCCGTGCAGGTGGAACTGACCGACGCAGGCCGCGAACGCCTCGACGCGTGGATGCGGGCGAACGAGCGCCGCATCTCTTCTGCGTTCGGGCGCCTCGATGCGGACCACCGTACTGCGATCGGCGCCGCATTACCGGCTCTCGCGGCGCTGGCGGAACTCCTCGACACCGAAGAAACACAGGCGCCGGACCCGAAGGGACGCGACCGTGACCTGCGGATATAG
- a CDS encoding MFS transporter, protein MVTTQSRERGIGQRPKGAVDRRAWGIVLFLFLFFTLNFADKAAVGLASKPIRADLGLTASQYGLLSSAFFWLFAIGAVTLSAVLRKISYTWGAALLMVTWIVSMAPLTIPTSFGVLIACRIALGFFEGPAHALCQSIVADRFAPDKRATAGAVVNAGSSVGPLIAAPTLTWVILTWSWHAAFAVLVVTGVLWLIGWLWYSDRLPFRKPEPKTGDGTKVDDPNGDIVVPFHRLLMLRSFWGLVLLSFAGYLISSLKVSWLPAYMNEGLGYSASTVGTLVTIPYVVAVVFLLSAGMLSGRLLRAGRSSRVARGYLTGAFLLFGGLSMIIFSQLEPGPVQLVFVVCAFAVNSVAFSVAFAGASDFLPAHQRVAFFGCIIAAYSVAGIVAPYALGLIVEHAATAAAGYSTGFMFVGAVVCVLGVIGGVMLNPEKARTQLERMTAEYASKEGR, encoded by the coding sequence ATGGTGACTACGCAGTCCCGAGAACGCGGCATCGGGCAGCGCCCCAAGGGGGCCGTCGATCGGCGCGCCTGGGGCATCGTCCTCTTCCTGTTCCTCTTCTTCACTCTGAATTTCGCCGACAAGGCGGCAGTGGGATTGGCCAGCAAGCCGATTCGTGCCGATCTAGGTCTCACGGCCAGTCAGTACGGGTTGCTCAGCAGTGCCTTCTTCTGGCTCTTCGCGATCGGCGCGGTCACGCTCTCCGCCGTTCTGCGGAAGATCTCGTACACGTGGGGCGCCGCCCTGTTGATGGTGACGTGGATCGTGAGCATGGCCCCGCTGACGATTCCGACCTCGTTCGGAGTTCTCATCGCCTGCCGAATTGCGCTGGGGTTCTTCGAAGGACCCGCGCATGCGCTGTGCCAGTCGATCGTCGCCGATCGATTCGCCCCGGACAAGCGCGCGACGGCCGGCGCCGTCGTCAACGCCGGTTCCTCGGTCGGCCCGCTGATCGCCGCACCCACGTTGACATGGGTGATCCTCACGTGGTCGTGGCACGCCGCCTTCGCCGTCCTCGTGGTGACCGGTGTGTTGTGGCTGATCGGCTGGCTCTGGTACTCGGACCGGTTGCCGTTCCGCAAGCCCGAGCCGAAGACCGGCGACGGCACGAAGGTCGACGACCCGAACGGTGACATCGTGGTGCCCTTCCACCGCCTGCTGATGCTGCGAAGCTTCTGGGGACTGGTGTTGCTGTCGTTCGCCGGGTACCTGATCTCCTCGCTGAAGGTGTCCTGGTTGCCCGCCTACATGAACGAAGGGCTCGGATACTCCGCGAGCACCGTAGGAACGCTGGTGACGATTCCGTACGTCGTCGCGGTCGTGTTCCTGCTGAGCGCGGGCATGCTGTCGGGCCGGTTGCTGCGGGCAGGCCGCTCGTCGCGGGTGGCCCGCGGCTACCTCACTGGCGCGTTCCTGTTGTTCGGCGGTCTCTCCATGATCATCTTCAGTCAACTCGAGCCCGGACCGGTGCAGTTGGTGTTCGTGGTCTGCGCGTTCGCGGTCAACAGTGTGGCCTTCTCGGTGGCCTTCGCCGGCGCGTCGGACTTTCTCCCCGCACACCAGCGGGTGGCGTTCTTCGGGTGCATCATCGCTGCGTACAGCGTCGCGGGGATCGTCGCGCCCTATGCGCTGGGGCTCATCGTCGAACACGCGGCCACCGCCGCGGCCGGATATTCGACCGGCTTCATGTTCGTCGGCGCCGTGGTGTGCGTCCTCGGCGTCATCGGTGGCGTGATGCTGAATCCGGAGAAGGCCCGCACCCAACTCGAGCGCATGACGGCCGAGTACGCGAGCAAGGAAGGACGGTGA
- a CDS encoding CaiB/BaiF CoA transferase family protein, with protein sequence MGGPLSGIRVLDFGQYIAGPSAAQTLADLGADVIKVESLRGDQARGIGTFGEAMVRAYNRDKRSIGLDLARPEAKTILHRLLAQTDVLVQNFRTGSADRIGLGPDDLRSRYPRLIYANVTGFGSRGPSRHRPGLDIAAQAEFGLMHATGETDGEPQRLGLAAADVTAANALATGILAALYERESTGRGAHVETSLMEAVLSMQAASWGEYTLTGRAPRRKGNGQALAAPAADVIRVTDGMIVLSAYTAEKWSALCNLVGRPDMIDDPRFVDNPARVAHRTEMLAALDEALGNMTRDEAVALLQSAHIVCGAIRSFDEIAEDKDVLASEILVDVAGPGGASFTSPGLAFTLDGHRRTVSTSAPAVGQDTVSILRDLDFPEDDITALIDSGVVTASHPALTPERASS encoded by the coding sequence ATGGGTGGACCGCTTTCGGGCATCCGGGTTCTCGACTTCGGCCAGTACATCGCCGGTCCGAGCGCGGCCCAGACCCTCGCGGATCTCGGTGCGGACGTGATCAAGGTCGAGAGCCTGCGCGGTGATCAGGCCCGCGGCATCGGAACGTTCGGCGAGGCCATGGTCCGCGCCTACAACCGCGACAAGCGCAGCATCGGACTCGATCTCGCCCGGCCCGAGGCGAAGACGATTCTGCATCGGTTGCTGGCACAGACCGACGTCCTGGTGCAGAACTTCCGGACCGGCTCCGCCGACCGGATCGGCCTCGGACCCGACGACCTACGCAGCCGGTATCCGCGCCTGATCTACGCCAACGTGACCGGATTCGGATCCCGCGGACCGTCCCGGCACCGGCCCGGCCTCGACATCGCGGCCCAAGCGGAGTTCGGGTTGATGCACGCCACCGGCGAGACCGACGGCGAGCCACAGCGTCTCGGGCTTGCCGCCGCGGACGTCACCGCGGCCAATGCCCTCGCGACCGGGATTCTCGCGGCGCTCTACGAGCGGGAGTCGACCGGCCGGGGCGCGCACGTGGAGACCTCGCTGATGGAAGCGGTGCTGTCGATGCAGGCCGCGTCGTGGGGCGAGTACACGCTCACCGGTCGTGCGCCGCGGCGCAAGGGAAACGGCCAGGCGCTCGCCGCTCCGGCGGCGGACGTCATCCGGGTAACCGACGGAATGATCGTGCTCTCCGCGTACACGGCCGAAAAGTGGTCCGCGCTCTGCAATCTCGTCGGCAGACCCGACATGATCGATGACCCGCGGTTCGTCGACAATCCTGCGCGGGTAGCGCACCGGACCGAGATGCTGGCCGCCCTCGACGAGGCGCTGGGGAATATGACCCGGGACGAGGCGGTCGCCCTGTTGCAGTCCGCGCACATCGTGTGCGGCGCGATCCGCTCTTTCGACGAGATCGCCGAGGACAAGGACGTCCTCGCCTCCGAGATCCTCGTCGACGTCGCCGGCCCCGGCGGGGCGTCGTTCACCAGTCCTGGCCTGGCCTTCACCCTCGACGGCCACCGCCGCACCGTGTCCACGTCCGCGCCCGCGGTCGGACAGGACACCGTCTCGATACTTCGCGACCTCGACTTCCCGGAAGACGACATCACCGCGCTGATCGACAGCGGCGTCGTCACCGCCTCCCACCCCGCACTCACCCCGGAAAGGGCTTCCTCATGA
- a CDS encoding acyl-CoA dehydrogenase family protein, giving the protein MIDPDILGYDFPTYLKTIAEFTENELVPAENEMVEAGEVPARVLERMASLGLFGISIPRAFGGLEWSMEQQVQLTFEFTRASCVYRSRFSTVIGLCSQAILDHGTDEQRRRMLPAMAAGELVTAFALTEDQAGSDAAHLQTTAERRGDVYVLNGSKRYITNAAWADAFIVFARTDPSDPGAGGVSALIVDAASPGVRTALPTIMNGHAEAPVGEIYFDGVEVPAENLLGGVEGQGLTMALRGINHARLHVAATCVGQTTRMLEETVAHVNGRRQFGAPLAELGAVQATLGESFAELEAGRALTVDSARTFDSGEIPRHRIAAAKLYNSEMASRVADRCVQLLGGEGIVGPHPVPRMWRDVRALRIYEGSSPVHQRNLAKAMIRQVSADGTLPNSYRV; this is encoded by the coding sequence ATGATCGACCCGGACATCCTCGGCTACGACTTCCCGACCTACCTGAAGACGATCGCCGAGTTCACCGAGAACGAACTCGTCCCCGCCGAGAACGAGATGGTCGAGGCCGGTGAGGTCCCAGCCCGCGTCCTCGAACGAATGGCATCTCTCGGACTGTTCGGCATCTCGATCCCGCGCGCCTTCGGCGGCCTGGAGTGGTCGATGGAGCAGCAGGTCCAGCTCACGTTCGAGTTCACGCGCGCCTCCTGCGTCTACCGGTCACGCTTCTCGACGGTGATCGGCCTGTGCTCCCAGGCAATCCTCGACCACGGCACCGACGAGCAGCGCCGGCGGATGCTGCCGGCCATGGCGGCGGGCGAACTGGTCACCGCATTCGCGCTCACCGAGGACCAGGCCGGGTCGGACGCGGCGCACCTGCAGACCACGGCCGAGCGCCGCGGCGACGTCTACGTGCTGAACGGGAGCAAGCGGTACATCACCAACGCGGCATGGGCCGACGCGTTCATCGTCTTCGCCCGCACCGACCCATCCGACCCCGGCGCGGGCGGGGTGTCGGCGCTCATCGTGGACGCGGCCTCGCCGGGCGTGCGGACGGCGTTGCCGACCATCATGAACGGGCACGCGGAAGCGCCGGTGGGCGAGATCTACTTCGACGGTGTGGAGGTGCCCGCGGAGAATCTGCTCGGCGGGGTCGAGGGTCAGGGCCTGACGATGGCGTTGCGCGGCATCAACCACGCGCGCCTGCACGTCGCCGCGACCTGCGTCGGGCAGACGACCCGCATGCTCGAGGAGACGGTGGCACATGTCAACGGCCGCAGGCAGTTCGGTGCTCCTCTCGCCGAACTCGGCGCGGTGCAGGCCACGCTGGGCGAAAGCTTCGCGGAACTCGAGGCGGGGCGCGCCCTCACCGTCGACAGCGCACGGACCTTCGACAGCGGCGAGATCCCGCGCCACCGCATCGCCGCAGCCAAGCTGTACAACTCCGAGATGGCGAGCCGAGTCGCCGACCGCTGCGTCCAGCTGCTGGGCGGCGAGGGCATCGTCGGACCACACCCTGTCCCGCGGATGTGGCGTGACGTGCGAGCCCTGCGCATCTACGAGGGCTCGTCACCGGTGCACCAGCGAAACCTGGCCAAGGCGATGATCCGTCAGGTGTCGGCCGACGGCACGCTGCCGAACTCGTACCGAGTCTGA